The genomic window ATATTAGAAGGGCATGATGGTGTAAAATAACAACACCATCTAAAGCAGGTTCCTTCACACCTCAGGCTGCTGTCAATAAGTGAACAGCAGGGACAATCGAAATTCCACTTCATGAAGACCAGATAGTACCAGACAGCTAAAGCAAGTTGCTCAAGATACCTAAGTAGCTGGACCTTGGTGTGAAAGATTTTCCCATAGTAGTAGAATTTGGATTTGTATTGGGGGAAAATTACCGCTCACCCCCTCCAATAGGTGGGCGTGGCTTACGACACCGCACAAGGCTTAGTTCAGtgattcccatcattcctgaccactggtcctgttagctaggggtgatgggagttgtagacccaaaacaactggagggccaagtttggccatcactggcttagttcattaatttgtttttgtgggagTGTGGAGTCAAAAGTCAAAGTTCATTTTCAGAGTTTTGTGACATAATCCAGTTCCATAAAATGAATGGAATGTTCCCAATAATATCAACAGAAGGTGGAAGAATGTATGCTTGTAGTTTGTGAGGCCGATTCATTCCTACAGTGTTCTCCTATGAAATATTGTTGGCATAATTGTGGTGATTCGGTTTAAAGTAGTGTGGTAGTCATCCAGCTGCAGGCATTCTTTTGGGTTGCATTACAGAGCAATATGCAGTAAAATAAAAGCATACTATTATGAACGAGTTCAGATTTGTAGGATTCATTGATCACCCAGGGCTTCAAGTCCCCCACTTCATTTATAAGACTGCAACATTCCTGGTAATCTCTGTTGCCATAGTAGTGGGGAGAATTGAGAATAATATTAACCAGTGTTGATTCTTTCACCTATGCAGTGTTCATATGAGGAGGAGAGAGTGGCGATGGACTCCTGAACTGCAGGCTCCTCTGCTACATCCCATTACTGTATCACCACCCCTTGCATGCTGGAGGCAAATGTCTGCAGTGAGGGGTCTTCTGTATGCATCTAGTCCCCATACATGATTTGAACTTTGCACGATCAGAGTTCTAAATGATGCAAGCAGCCCACACACATAGAACAGATTTCTTCCTGGAAATCTTTCTCCTCCAATGTGTGGAAGGCAGCAAGACAAGGCAACACAACACAGAATTATTTCATAGGTTCATGgtcaagcttttaaaaaaaagcacatgaTCAAGGAGGGCCTTTTGGTATGTTCACATTAGCAGCTCTCCACAAGGTCATTTTTCAGGACACATTTGCATAGTGTTGCTCACATCAGAGAGAGTGCAAGGATGTCTTCAACCAACACACATGACCTTTTTGTTTTCCCTGACCCTGAAACACCATTTCATGAAGCTGTGATTTGTCTGTACTAGACAATTGCAATGGAATGGTTGTGCTCCTCTTTCAAGACTTTAAAAATATGGCTTCCTGAAGCTTTTGGTGCTGATTGACATAGCACTCACTGTAATATCTAGTTTGGATCTAATACTGTTTTATCACTGTTCTCCTATTTCTATTTGCAGAAGATAGCACACCTTACATAAATGGGAGAGGGAAACATTACCACAATGACTGAATTTGTTTTGCTGGGATTCACAGATAACCAGAATCTGCAGGTTCTTCTCTTTGCTGTGTTCTTACTGATTTACTTGGTGATCCTGGTGGGCAACCTTGGCATGATAACATTAATCACAATTGACTCCAGGCTCCACACTCCCATGTATTTTTTCCTGAGCAACCTGTCAATCTTAGATATTGGTTACTCCACTGTCATTGCCCCCAGGACACTGATGACCTTTGtagcagaaagcaaaacaatttcCTTCACTGGCTGTGCCctgcagtttttcttcttctgcattgcTGTATCCTGTGAGTGCTGCCTGCTGGGTGTGATGGCATATGACCGCTTCATTGCAATCTGCAACCCACTGTTGTATACTGCTATCATGTCCAGAAAGCTCTGTAATCTGCTTGTGGCTGGTTCCTATATAACAGGTTGTGTGAATGCAGCTGTTCAGACTTCGTTTATATTTAATTTGTCCTTTTGTAGATCCAACATCATCAACCACTTCTTCTGTGATGTGGTCCCTATTCTAAGGCTCTCCTGTTCAGATACAGGAGCCATTGACATAATTCACTTTACCTTCTCTACAGCAATTGTATCCATAACTATCCTGGCCATTCTTGTCTCTTATACATACATCCTAGTTGCCATCCTTCGGATCAACTCAGCCGAGGGCAGACGAAAAGCCTTCTCCACCTGTGCTTCCCACCTTACAGCTGTCACCATTTTCTATGGCACAGTTGCTTTCATGTACTTACGACCCAGTTCTAAATATTCCATGGAGCAGGACAAAATCATCTCTGTGTTTTACACCCTTGCAATACCTATGCTGAATCCACTCATCTACAGCCTGAGAAACAAGGAGGTCAAAGAGGCTTTCAAAAGGATGATTGGAGGAAAGGTTATCTCTCAGAGACATTAATGTTCAGAACAATAAATCCAATCCTACAGCTTACTTCATCCTTTATTGCAAAGTCCATATTACTATTATTTCCTTCCCAATAAGTCAGATCCAGGTTAAAGCTACACTTCTATTCTTAATTTGAGTAGCTCACACTAATCTCCACAAGGTTTATTTCTCCGCAGGCACTTATTGTATTGTTCTGTACATTAATTTATatcaagtcccattgaaatgtGTGTGAGTTTAAGAGATAGGTATGGATCAGTAACATTTTTGATCGAGTTacaggttggtctgccatagtcaaaacaaaataaaaaattccttccagtagcaccttagagaccaactaagtttgttcttggtatgagctttcgtgtccatgcacatgaaagctcataccaagaacaaacttaccgtagttagtctctaaggtgctactgaaaggaatttttaatttttaatttttttatttttgatcgAGTGCATAAACTATGGTGGTCATGCCCAATAAGGAGACTGAAGGGAGTATTCCCACCTCTCTGCCCAAAATAGGCTGCCCTCGCACATCTTATCACAATGTTTAGAAGTTATTATtcattggctccccccaccaccactaccatCTCATGTCATAATGCCTGGGGGTGATGGAATGGTATGTCCACATAtacatgaataaatgaatgaaataggTTTACATGGAACTGTCTGTCATTTACTCATAATGTGGTATTAGGGTGGCCTGGCTTGGCCTTTAATGGTGGCCTTTAACAATGTTCATCTCTTTATTAGCGTTTCTGGACAAACACTTTTACTATTATGTTTTATTCCATGTTatgaattttaaatgtttaatgagCTGTTTGTCTTCTAGTATGCTGTAAGTCACTTTTTCAGAAGTTTTGTAAAAGGCAATGAacatatattaataataaataaataaataaataaataaataaataaataaataatttttagcaACCAAAAAATTTAATCCTTTGTTCCCATGTCTATTTAGGTACACACATAGCCTCTTTACTTTAGTTTTTCAGCTCATTTAACTAAGCCATTTCCATTTGGCTTGGCGGTGGATTAGTGAACATTCAGTGAACACTCACTCAATGCATTTCAGAGGTTCAGTCATCCTGATGTTACCTCATCTGTCACAGGAGAGGGTGAAAAGTATGACCATTATCTATTTGCATGTATTAATAACAGGACTTTTTTCACCTGGAAtttactggaactcagttctggcacctctcaggtggacgccattgtcattataaaagaacaaggggatGTTCATTTTTAGTTCCAAAAGAgttcctatttttctagaaaaattccACTGATTAATAATATAGATCTTTAAAAAGTAATTCACCATATACAATGGGCTCATTCCTCAGCAAGGCAATATTCAGCGGCGGAGCCTATGCCCGCACTGGCCAAGGCAGGCACACTCCcgaggggggcggggaatggagggtgccctcccaggcgagGGATAGGTGCTCGGGTGCACagagcagtgcacacacaccccgcagCTAGGGGCAGAGCAAGCCACCGATGATGGATATTTAGCATGCCGCGTACCCGCAACTGCCAAATGTCACCCACCTTCAGCGAAGACACCTGGGGTgtccgcccccactgcacccccttcatCCACCCCTGGCATTATTGCCATATATTTGGCATGTGTCCATTTCCAGTTTCACGAGGTGCTACTAAGAAATAACGTATCTCCAACAATCTCTGCCTGGTAGTGCCTCATTGATTCTGAATAGCTGGATGTAGAAAAAAACTCAGAATGAGCTTGATGAAATAAAAAGTTATTCACTGCTTACCCAAAACTTGAAAGAGAGCTAGTCAACTCTATGGAATGGTGATCTACAACCTGTGTGCCAACTAATCAGGTTTATGAACATGTTGAGGCAGATTAGTAGAGCCTAAGATTTTGAGCACAATATCAGAAGAAACCTTTGAAAAGAGGCTATCATGCAGATATCCTTCCATCCGCCCATTCAACAACACTTGCTGTGAAAGCTATGCACTTTAGTTCTCTGCAATGAATGTTGTTATTTCTTAACGCGTATTCAAATGCAAATAGAAACATAAATTGCTTTGCAATATTTCATTTTTGGCAAAGGCAGGTGTACACTAAGACACTGCAAACCTAATtgtgtgtactcagaagtaagacccgtTGAATTCAGctggacttattcccaggtaataGATTTAAGATTGTTCATTTGAAATTTATTACTGCTCCTCAGTTCAAGTCCTAGTCTCTTTATCAAAATGGATACTTAGAACCATCTGGATTTGACTGCCCATTTTTTACCACCATAGATATTCACTTttaaatttcaatttcaattcatTTCCCTGCCCCCTGACATTTTCTTGACATAGACAGTACCTACTCAATGCCTGAGTGAGGGGAATTAGACAGCATAACAACTTTATACTGAACTGTGAGATTCTAATCCCACGTACCCAGGAGTGACCTGCACTGTTAATGTAGCAGCTTAGCCCCACCAAGTGAGCTGTTCTGGGTGGCTTTGTCTAACAGCCAGCATGTTGCAAGCACCTTTCGGTCCTGCAGGTCCCAATGACTTTGTTGATATTGTTAACTGGTGTTAATAGCTTTGGGAATGTGCAACAAACTTACTCTAAAACAAGATAAAGGAAAGTAACTAGTGAAAATTCCTACTGAATTGTGGGCTGAATGGAGAGGGGAAACTTCTGTTAGAAACTAATTAAAGATGAATAGTAGAAAGTAAAAGAAATTCCCAAGCTGTATGTCCTCAGGTGATTATGCAGAGATGTCATACAGACTATTTTAATTCAAGTGTTTCAGGAATTTGGTTTCTAGGTGATAGCAAAACAACCATAAAATGAACATTTCTCTCTACATCCCTTATTCTAGGGCTCTAGGATCAACATTCATCATCTTCACAAGTAAGGTTCCTTACAATACATTTCCTAGCCAGATTCAAATTCCTGTTAATCTCCCCACTAGCAGTCTAATTTATCAGCAGTGCATTTCTCTGGAAGCAAACTTATAATCTAAGCATTGAGGGGAGGGTGTTCTTGCTTAGTTACAGTATCTCTGCATTCTATCTCTTTTGCACTGATCCAGCAAACAGGTTTATGTGCAAATGAAGGACATCAACATACTGCAGAGGAATTAATTCTTTATCTACTGCAGCAACCTCAAAACTATAAAATTAGCCTTTCTATCAATATGCCTAACTTTGGAGCTTTAGGAATGACATCTGTTCTCTTCACAGGTAAGACTCCTAGCTTGATCCATTCTCAGACTGCttgggatattttattttttggcagccAGATGATATCTAGGAACAGTTCCATTCTCTAAAAGCAAGGAAATTATTTGCAATTTAGCTTGGTTTCTTTTCACAGAAGTTGGGGAGGTTGATTTCTTATGACACTGCACAAGATCTTTCCTGCAAGTTGTGTGTGATTGTAATAAGAAATTCAGAAATGGAAATTTAAAATCATCAGATAAGCAGTTTATTtgcttaatgttttttttaatctggcaCAGCAGTTGGATTCaaccaaaaggggggaaatcagattGAATTTAAGAAACACATTACCATATCTGGGCATTGAAGGGAGTGAGTTAACACTCGGTTACAATATTTTTGCATTCTCTCTTTATGGCCTCAATCCATATGGAAGATAGCTTGCCTGCTGCAGGACAATTTACaatgtaccttggttctcaaaaagAATCCAtttgactcccagaaccattaaaaaaaccaaagcgTAGCTTCCAATTgtctgcaggagcatcctgcagccaattggaagccgcaaaAGCCAagccagatgtttggcttccaattttttttttgaaaaccagaacactcacttctgggttttgattgtttggaagccaatttgttcgggagccaaggtgcttgagatccaaggtatgacggTACTTCATTATTTGCCACAGCAGCGTCACAAATGAATATGAGGAACACCATGGGGAACAGCATACCGCAGAACATAGACCCAATTCTGCCTTGTTTTTAGATTCTGTTGACCCAAGTTGCAGCAAGATTTGAATAGTGCATTcttgttttaaaagggaaaagaTGAGGGAAAGTTGCagtaatctttatttatttatttttttaaataatatttattagagttttttccaattataaccaaattacaacacatgattaaatttttctaacccccctttttctcaccaagaggagcataccaaataaacccccctctcactggggtaaacAGTAAtactttgccaatttaatcacttacaatACACCTACCATCTTAGCACTCGaggacttccccgattcccccccgtTGACTCCCAGATTAAGcctaatttacagttattgccaattaatccccatactatttcctctccttcttacattttccaatatttcttacaaaatacttttccaacttacaaatctaattcatcattttaaattatcctccacactcactgtatttctaagctttcattgtCTAACCCCCAATCTATTGCAACAACATAGTTAGGATTGATTTTACATTagactctttccccccctttctctcatcaTTCATTTTAAAACCGTTAACCATTGTCCATTGCCAAACCATATGTCTAACCATAATAGCAAGAGAATTTCCATAAAAATCATagtttttcaacccacccccaccctttcaaatCCCAAAattccacagtcctgggaaactggcttgtgctccattcttatctcatatgtccttgagagtTTTTCAACAACCAAAGTCTGTGCCGCCTTCTGCCGGACACTCTTCTTTCCTgcagttttcccattttttcttcttgttttttttagcCTCCTGATTTTTCTAACTTTCCCCGACGGGTTGGGTCCACCATTTTTTCCTTggattttctcctcttcattGTATTTGTCCTCATAGCTTTCACAAAAAGTCTTAAATCCATTTTCCTGCACAGCTAAGTCCGCAGCTACCACTGTCCCCGTTAGCTGATTTAGCTGGTTGACTCCTTCTGTTAATTTGCACAAAAGttccaaaacttttattttgaagTCCTTAGTCCGtttccttttgggcatcctcaAAATCCATAAAGTCAGtaaagcttatgcagtccaaataTTGTCTCAAAGAGAGGGCAATAGTATCTTAAAAGCTTCAGAAATTTCCTTGTTACAAAGTCAATAAATTGCTTCGAAATTCAAAGTTAcactgtttcctcctccttcaacgttcagggaaccgacttccgtttttagagttCCCAAAACCTCcaaatttaaatcaattttctTTTTGCTCTTTTATCAAAATCAGTACTTACAAAATCCAATTAGCCAGATCACGAAAGAATTGGATGCTCTCCCTGCCGGAGGCCGCTACTTCCCGCTGCGAGGCTAGCGGTGAATCCACAGCCCCCACGCCTTCAACCTTGCCCGTCACGgctgcccttactagggcttaccggagagcgagggaggcgcccctggggggcccgccgGATCCCATGGCTCCAGGACACCCCTCCTGGAGTTTCTGGGGGGTCGAGGCGCAGTCTCGACTCCCCCCTCCCTCGCAGCGACAGAGAAACCTCGGacgcgaggtttctcccgaccgaTGAGAATGGCGCCCAACCAGAAGTCCGCAATAATCTTAATTTAGGGGGGATTGAGGAGGCTTGCTGCAATGGCACAGCAAGAAGTGGTCAGCATTTGAAAGatgttttaaaaatttaaaaaataggtATTTGGTGCAGCAAATGGTGCTGGTTTTGGCAAGTAAGCAGTGGCACTGGTCACGAGTGATATAACAGTAGCCAGTGGGAGCCAATGGCCAGCACAAGAGCTTTCTACAAAACCTGAACGAAGGCTGAAAGAGGCTAGGTGTTTGATAACCAAACCTCTCCTGGCAACTTGACACAAGCAGACTGAACAGTGATGGGGAAGAATCCCAATTTACATACAGGGCCCTTGGGGCAAGAGCCAGAG from Lacerta agilis isolate rLacAgi1 chromosome 1, rLacAgi1.pri, whole genome shotgun sequence includes these protein-coding regions:
- the LOC117052113 gene encoding LOW QUALITY PROTEIN: olfactory receptor 1019-like (The sequence of the model RefSeq protein was modified relative to this genomic sequence to represent the inferred CDS: substituted 1 base at 1 genomic stop codon), which produces MGEGNITTMTEFVLLGFTDNQNLQVLLFAVFLLIYLVILVGNLGMITLITIDSRLHTPMYFFLSNLSILDIGYSTVIAPRTLMTFVAESKTISFTGCALQFFFFCIAVSCECCLLGVMAYDRFIAICNPLLYTAIMSRKLCNLLVAGSYITGCVNAAVQTSFIFNLSFCRSNIINHFFCDVVPILRLSCSDTGAIDIIHFTFSTAIVSITILAILVSYTYILVAILRINSAEGRRKAFSTCASHLTAVTIFYGTVAFMYLRPSSKYSMEQDKIISVFYTLAIPMLNPLIYSLRNKEVKEAFKRMIGGKVISQRHXCSEQ